In Gambusia affinis linkage group LG06, SWU_Gaff_1.0, whole genome shotgun sequence, one DNA window encodes the following:
- the ankrd13b gene encoding ankyrin repeat domain-containing protein 13B isoform X1: MGGEAEDRCVRGGRGARTAKEWRNESRRTPGERVSVRLLQTRKVTRLWASPPMKDGGHDYEGVISQQSIFANCRGINKEEGANYDPMMISAKKTLEESRYPVHYLVWHNKHRQLEKELATSEQTDVESLDPRGRTPLHLAVTLGHLDCARVLLQHGADVSKENRNGWTVLQEAVSTRDPELVRLVLRYRDYQRTAKRLAGIPVLLERLRQAQDFYVEMKWEFTSWVPLVSRICPSDTYRVWKSGQCLRVDTTLMGFEQMTWQRGNRSFIFRGQDSSAEVMEVDHDRQLVFCETLCVSSLTALSPGRGKAGACKGTCAGLGLLGATQPSDEQVAARLSAPVVTTQLDTRNIAFERNKTGILGWRSEKTETVNGYEAKVYAASNVELITRTRTDHLTDQNKNKTKGGRTPLQNFLGIAEQHMSSNNVGNKHQEQKAHEALVTQMSSPVVTNPAALTAEEYFNPSSTQQTLRDIGHPCQLTTKTQRFKAKLWLCETHPLSLAEQVVPIIDLMAISNALFAKLRDFITLRLPPGFPVKIEIPLYHILNARITFSNLNGCEEGAGVRPDNEIGVEGDGQRDAPRTDTPSPGSDSSSVSSSSSTMSCRAGEIPPCVFEPPPGYTMLGGKPRDSMREEEEDLLQFAIQQSLLEAGSEYDQVTIWEALTNSKPGAHPLSCDPSRVESNPSHNRSGSSQIKAWVNNRKWDRTGQKLSSSKQLKSFNKNNDASAQAPPHFQPLLHPLEKAATQLHL; this comes from the exons ATGGGAGGAGAGGCGGAGGATAGATGTGttagaggaggaagaggagcgagaACGGCAAAGGAGTGGAGAAACGAGTCGAGAAGAACTCCAG GCGAGCGAGTGTCGGTTCGTTTACTCCAGACGCGTAAGGTTACACGCCTTTGGGCATCACCGCCGATGAAGGATGGTGGGCACGACTATGAAGGGGTAATTTcacaacaaagtatttttgcgAACTGCCGAGGAATAAACAAAGAGGAGGGGGCAAACTATGATCCGATGAtgatttctgcaaagaaaactCTGGAGGAGAGTCGTTATCCTGTCCACTATCTGGTGTGGCACAACAAGCACCGTCAGCTGGAGAAGGAACTGGCAACCAGCGAGCAG ACGGATGTAGAGTCTCTGGACCCTCGTGGACGGACTCCTCTCCACCTGGCTGTCACTTTGGGCCACCTGGATTGTGCCAGGGTCCTGCTGCAGCACGGAGCTGACGTTAGCAAGGAGAACCGTAATGGCTGGACCG TTCTTCAAGAGGCGGTGAGCACGAGGGACCCAGAGCTGGTGCGTCTCGTGCTGCGTTACCGTGACTACCAGAGAACTGCCAAGAGGCTGGCGGGCATCCCCGTCCTGCTGGAGAGACTACGCCAA GCGCAGGATTTCTATGTGGAGATGAAATGGGAGTTTACAAGCTGGG TGCCCCTGGTCTCTCGTATCTGCCCCAGTGACACCTACAGAGTGTGGAAGAGTGGACAGTGTCTCCGTGTGGACACCACCCTGATGGGGTTTGAGCAGATGACCTGGCAGAGAGGCAACCGGAGCTTCATTTTCAGGGGCCAAG ACTCCAGTGCAGAGGTGATGGAGGTGGACCACGACAGACAGCTGGTGTTCTGCGAGACCTTGTGCGTCTCATCTCTTACGGCGCTCTCTCCTGGCAGGGGGAAAGCCGGCGCCTGCAAGGGCACCTGTGCTGGACTGGGCCTCCTGGGTGCGACACAGCCCAGCGATGAGCAGGTCGCAGCCAGGCTGTCCGCGCCGGTGGTGACCACTCAGCTGGACACCCGAAACATTGCCTTTGAGAG GAACAAGACTGGCATCCTGGGCTGGAGGAGTGAGAAGACGGAGACAGTGAATGGATATGAGGCCAAG GTCTATGCAGCATCCAATGTTGAGCTGATCACCAGGACCAGAACAGACCATCTGACGGATCAGAACAAGAACAAGACGAAAG GAGGCAGGACTCCACTGCAGAACTTCCTCGGGATTGCAGAACAACACATGAGCTCTAACAATGTG GGAAACAAACATCAGGAACAAAAAGCACATGAA GCTCTGGTGACACAGATGTCATCCCCGGTGGTGACAAACCCCGCCGCGCTGACAGCAGAGGAGTACTTCAACCCCAGCTCGACGCAGCAGACGCTGAGGGACATCGGCCACCCGTGCCAGCTCACCACCAAGACCCAGAG GTTTAAAGCCAAGTTGTGGCTGTGTGAGACCCATCCTCTGTCCCTGGCGGAACAAGTGGTGCCTATCATCGATCTCATGGCCATCTCCAACGCTCTGTTCGCCAAGCTGCGTGACTTCATCACTCTGCGGCTGCCGCCTGGTTTCCCAGTCAAGATCG AAATCCCCCTGTACCACATACTAAACGCCAGGATCACCTTCAGCAACCTGAACGGCTGCGAGGAGGGGGCCGGCGTCCGTCCAGACAACGAAATCGGGGTGGAAGGGGACGGCCAGAGGGACGCCCCGAGGACAGACACTCCGTCTCCAGGCAGCGACTCCTCCAGCGTCTCCAGCTCTAGCTCCACAA TGTCGTGCCGAGCAGGAGAGATTCCCCCGTGTGTGTTTGAGCCTCCGCCTGGATACACCATGCTAGGAGGCAAACCGAGAGACAGCatgagggaggaggaagaagacttACTGCAGTTTGCTATACAGCAGAGTCTGCTGGAGGCCGGATCCGAATATGATCAG GTGACTATCTGGGAAGCGCTGACCAATAGCAAGCCAGGAGCACACCCCCTGTCCTGTGACCCAAGTCGTGTAGAgag CAATCCCTCTCATAATAGGAGTGGCAGCAGTCAAATCAAAGCCTGGGTGAATAATAGAAAATGGGACAGAACAGGACAGAAGCTTTCATcttcaaaacagctgaaatccttcaacaaaaacaat GACGCCTCAGCACAAGCCCCGCCCCACTTCCAGCCTTTGCTCCACCCCCTCGAAAAAGCAGCCACCCAGCTGCACCTATGA
- the ankrd13b gene encoding ankyrin repeat domain-containing protein 13B isoform X3: MGGEAEDRCVRGGRGARTAKEWRNESRRTPGERVSVRLLQTRKVTRLWASPPMKDGGHDYEGKTLEESRYPVHYLVWHNKHRQLEKELATSEQTDVESLDPRGRTPLHLAVTLGHLDCARVLLQHGADVSKENRNGWTVLQEAVSTRDPELVRLVLRYRDYQRTAKRLAGIPVLLERLRQAQDFYVEMKWEFTSWVPLVSRICPSDTYRVWKSGQCLRVDTTLMGFEQMTWQRGNRSFIFRGQDSSAEVMEVDHDRQLVFCETLCVSSLTALSPGRGKAGACKGTCAGLGLLGATQPSDEQVAARLSAPVVTTQLDTRNIAFERNKTGILGWRSEKTETVNGYEAKVYAASNVELITRTRTDHLTDQNKNKTKGGRTPLQNFLGIAEQHMSSNNVGNKHQEQKAHEALVTQMSSPVVTNPAALTAEEYFNPSSTQQTLRDIGHPCQLTTKTQRFKAKLWLCETHPLSLAEQVVPIIDLMAISNALFAKLRDFITLRLPPGFPVKIEIPLYHILNARITFSNLNGCEEGAGVRPDNEIGVEGDGQRDAPRTDTPSPGSDSSSVSSSSSTMSCRAGEIPPCVFEPPPGYTMLGGKPRDSMREEEEDLLQFAIQQSLLEAGSEYDQVTIWEALTNSKPGAHPLSCDPSRVESNPSHNRSGSSQIKAWVNNRKWDRTGQKLSSSKQLKSFNKNNDASAQAPPHFQPLLHPLEKAATQLHL, encoded by the exons ATGGGAGGAGAGGCGGAGGATAGATGTGttagaggaggaagaggagcgagaACGGCAAAGGAGTGGAGAAACGAGTCGAGAAGAACTCCAG GCGAGCGAGTGTCGGTTCGTTTACTCCAGACGCGTAAGGTTACACGCCTTTGGGCATCACCGCCGATGAAGGATGGTGGGCACGACTATGAAGGG aaaactCTGGAGGAGAGTCGTTATCCTGTCCACTATCTGGTGTGGCACAACAAGCACCGTCAGCTGGAGAAGGAACTGGCAACCAGCGAGCAG ACGGATGTAGAGTCTCTGGACCCTCGTGGACGGACTCCTCTCCACCTGGCTGTCACTTTGGGCCACCTGGATTGTGCCAGGGTCCTGCTGCAGCACGGAGCTGACGTTAGCAAGGAGAACCGTAATGGCTGGACCG TTCTTCAAGAGGCGGTGAGCACGAGGGACCCAGAGCTGGTGCGTCTCGTGCTGCGTTACCGTGACTACCAGAGAACTGCCAAGAGGCTGGCGGGCATCCCCGTCCTGCTGGAGAGACTACGCCAA GCGCAGGATTTCTATGTGGAGATGAAATGGGAGTTTACAAGCTGGG TGCCCCTGGTCTCTCGTATCTGCCCCAGTGACACCTACAGAGTGTGGAAGAGTGGACAGTGTCTCCGTGTGGACACCACCCTGATGGGGTTTGAGCAGATGACCTGGCAGAGAGGCAACCGGAGCTTCATTTTCAGGGGCCAAG ACTCCAGTGCAGAGGTGATGGAGGTGGACCACGACAGACAGCTGGTGTTCTGCGAGACCTTGTGCGTCTCATCTCTTACGGCGCTCTCTCCTGGCAGGGGGAAAGCCGGCGCCTGCAAGGGCACCTGTGCTGGACTGGGCCTCCTGGGTGCGACACAGCCCAGCGATGAGCAGGTCGCAGCCAGGCTGTCCGCGCCGGTGGTGACCACTCAGCTGGACACCCGAAACATTGCCTTTGAGAG GAACAAGACTGGCATCCTGGGCTGGAGGAGTGAGAAGACGGAGACAGTGAATGGATATGAGGCCAAG GTCTATGCAGCATCCAATGTTGAGCTGATCACCAGGACCAGAACAGACCATCTGACGGATCAGAACAAGAACAAGACGAAAG GAGGCAGGACTCCACTGCAGAACTTCCTCGGGATTGCAGAACAACACATGAGCTCTAACAATGTG GGAAACAAACATCAGGAACAAAAAGCACATGAA GCTCTGGTGACACAGATGTCATCCCCGGTGGTGACAAACCCCGCCGCGCTGACAGCAGAGGAGTACTTCAACCCCAGCTCGACGCAGCAGACGCTGAGGGACATCGGCCACCCGTGCCAGCTCACCACCAAGACCCAGAG GTTTAAAGCCAAGTTGTGGCTGTGTGAGACCCATCCTCTGTCCCTGGCGGAACAAGTGGTGCCTATCATCGATCTCATGGCCATCTCCAACGCTCTGTTCGCCAAGCTGCGTGACTTCATCACTCTGCGGCTGCCGCCTGGTTTCCCAGTCAAGATCG AAATCCCCCTGTACCACATACTAAACGCCAGGATCACCTTCAGCAACCTGAACGGCTGCGAGGAGGGGGCCGGCGTCCGTCCAGACAACGAAATCGGGGTGGAAGGGGACGGCCAGAGGGACGCCCCGAGGACAGACACTCCGTCTCCAGGCAGCGACTCCTCCAGCGTCTCCAGCTCTAGCTCCACAA TGTCGTGCCGAGCAGGAGAGATTCCCCCGTGTGTGTTTGAGCCTCCGCCTGGATACACCATGCTAGGAGGCAAACCGAGAGACAGCatgagggaggaggaagaagacttACTGCAGTTTGCTATACAGCAGAGTCTGCTGGAGGCCGGATCCGAATATGATCAG GTGACTATCTGGGAAGCGCTGACCAATAGCAAGCCAGGAGCACACCCCCTGTCCTGTGACCCAAGTCGTGTAGAgag CAATCCCTCTCATAATAGGAGTGGCAGCAGTCAAATCAAAGCCTGGGTGAATAATAGAAAATGGGACAGAACAGGACAGAAGCTTTCATcttcaaaacagctgaaatccttcaacaaaaacaat GACGCCTCAGCACAAGCCCCGCCCCACTTCCAGCCTTTGCTCCACCCCCTCGAAAAAGCAGCCACCCAGCTGCACCTATGA
- the ankrd13b gene encoding ankyrin repeat domain-containing protein 13B isoform X2: MGGEAEDRCVRGGRGARTAKEWRNESRRTPGERVSVRLLQTRKVTRLWASPPMKDGGHDYEGVISQQSIFANCRGINKEEGANYDPMMISAKKTLEESRYPVHYLVWHNKHRQLEKELATSEQTDVESLDPRGRTPLHLAVTLGHLDCARVLLQHGADVSKENRNGWTVLQEAVSTRDPELVRLVLRYRDYQRTAKRLAGIPVLLERLRQAQDFYVEMKWEFTSWVPLVSRICPSDTYRVWKSGQCLRVDTTLMGFEQMTWQRGNRSFIFRGQDSSAEVMEVDHDRQLVFCETLCVSSLTALSPGRGKAGACKGTCAGLGLLGATQPSDEQVAARLSAPVVTTQLDTRNIAFERNKTGILGWRSEKTETVNGYEAKVYAASNVELITRTRTDHLTDQNKNKTKGGRTPLQNFLGIAEQHMSSNNVGNKHQEQKAHEALVTQMSSPVVTNPAALTAEEYFNPSSTQQTLRDIGHPCQLTTKTQRFKAKLWLCETHPLSLAEQVVPIIDLMAISNALFAKLRDFITLRLPPGFPVKIEIPLYHILNARITFSNLNGCEEGAGVRPDNEIGVEGDGQRDAPRTDTPSPGSDSSSVSSSSSTMSCRAGEIPPCVFEPPPGYTMLGGKPRDSMREEEEDLLQFAIQQSLLEAGSEYDQVTIWEALTNSKPGAHPLSCDPSRVERTPQHKPRPTSSLCSTPSKKQPPSCTYDEQLRIAMEISAREQEEADLRRRQEEEELQRIIQLSLMEK; encoded by the exons ATGGGAGGAGAGGCGGAGGATAGATGTGttagaggaggaagaggagcgagaACGGCAAAGGAGTGGAGAAACGAGTCGAGAAGAACTCCAG GCGAGCGAGTGTCGGTTCGTTTACTCCAGACGCGTAAGGTTACACGCCTTTGGGCATCACCGCCGATGAAGGATGGTGGGCACGACTATGAAGGGGTAATTTcacaacaaagtatttttgcgAACTGCCGAGGAATAAACAAAGAGGAGGGGGCAAACTATGATCCGATGAtgatttctgcaaagaaaactCTGGAGGAGAGTCGTTATCCTGTCCACTATCTGGTGTGGCACAACAAGCACCGTCAGCTGGAGAAGGAACTGGCAACCAGCGAGCAG ACGGATGTAGAGTCTCTGGACCCTCGTGGACGGACTCCTCTCCACCTGGCTGTCACTTTGGGCCACCTGGATTGTGCCAGGGTCCTGCTGCAGCACGGAGCTGACGTTAGCAAGGAGAACCGTAATGGCTGGACCG TTCTTCAAGAGGCGGTGAGCACGAGGGACCCAGAGCTGGTGCGTCTCGTGCTGCGTTACCGTGACTACCAGAGAACTGCCAAGAGGCTGGCGGGCATCCCCGTCCTGCTGGAGAGACTACGCCAA GCGCAGGATTTCTATGTGGAGATGAAATGGGAGTTTACAAGCTGGG TGCCCCTGGTCTCTCGTATCTGCCCCAGTGACACCTACAGAGTGTGGAAGAGTGGACAGTGTCTCCGTGTGGACACCACCCTGATGGGGTTTGAGCAGATGACCTGGCAGAGAGGCAACCGGAGCTTCATTTTCAGGGGCCAAG ACTCCAGTGCAGAGGTGATGGAGGTGGACCACGACAGACAGCTGGTGTTCTGCGAGACCTTGTGCGTCTCATCTCTTACGGCGCTCTCTCCTGGCAGGGGGAAAGCCGGCGCCTGCAAGGGCACCTGTGCTGGACTGGGCCTCCTGGGTGCGACACAGCCCAGCGATGAGCAGGTCGCAGCCAGGCTGTCCGCGCCGGTGGTGACCACTCAGCTGGACACCCGAAACATTGCCTTTGAGAG GAACAAGACTGGCATCCTGGGCTGGAGGAGTGAGAAGACGGAGACAGTGAATGGATATGAGGCCAAG GTCTATGCAGCATCCAATGTTGAGCTGATCACCAGGACCAGAACAGACCATCTGACGGATCAGAACAAGAACAAGACGAAAG GAGGCAGGACTCCACTGCAGAACTTCCTCGGGATTGCAGAACAACACATGAGCTCTAACAATGTG GGAAACAAACATCAGGAACAAAAAGCACATGAA GCTCTGGTGACACAGATGTCATCCCCGGTGGTGACAAACCCCGCCGCGCTGACAGCAGAGGAGTACTTCAACCCCAGCTCGACGCAGCAGACGCTGAGGGACATCGGCCACCCGTGCCAGCTCACCACCAAGACCCAGAG GTTTAAAGCCAAGTTGTGGCTGTGTGAGACCCATCCTCTGTCCCTGGCGGAACAAGTGGTGCCTATCATCGATCTCATGGCCATCTCCAACGCTCTGTTCGCCAAGCTGCGTGACTTCATCACTCTGCGGCTGCCGCCTGGTTTCCCAGTCAAGATCG AAATCCCCCTGTACCACATACTAAACGCCAGGATCACCTTCAGCAACCTGAACGGCTGCGAGGAGGGGGCCGGCGTCCGTCCAGACAACGAAATCGGGGTGGAAGGGGACGGCCAGAGGGACGCCCCGAGGACAGACACTCCGTCTCCAGGCAGCGACTCCTCCAGCGTCTCCAGCTCTAGCTCCACAA TGTCGTGCCGAGCAGGAGAGATTCCCCCGTGTGTGTTTGAGCCTCCGCCTGGATACACCATGCTAGGAGGCAAACCGAGAGACAGCatgagggaggaggaagaagacttACTGCAGTTTGCTATACAGCAGAGTCTGCTGGAGGCCGGATCCGAATATGATCAG GTGACTATCTGGGAAGCGCTGACCAATAGCAAGCCAGGAGCACACCCCCTGTCCTGTGACCCAAGTCGTGTAGAgag GACGCCTCAGCACAAGCCCCGCCCCACTTCCAGCCTTTGCTCCACCCCCTCGAAAAAGCAGCCACCCAGCTGCACCTATGACGAGCAGCTGCGCATCGCCATGGAGATCTCGGCCCGGGAGCAGGAGGAGGCGGACCTCCGGCGGCggcaagaggaagaggagcttcAGCGAATCATCCAGCTGTCCCTGATGGAGAAGTGA